Proteins from a single region of Pseudodesulfovibrio portus:
- the aspS gene encoding aspartate--tRNA ligase produces the protein MSEHQEERDYNEFRVIEDLGGWRRTHHNNELTAANMDETVCLMGWVQFRRDHGGLIFLDLRDREGLTQVVFNPELNAEVHERAHAIRPEYVIAIKGIVRPRPEGMANPNMVTGEVEIEVTEYKLLNTSETPPFPIEDRVEVGENLRLKYRFLDLRRPSLAKNFIIRNKAAQSVRRYLDSLGFLEIETPVLTKSTPEGARDFLVPSRVNQGEFYALPQSPQLFKQMLMVSGMDRYFQIVKCFRDEDLRADRQPEFTQIDIEMSFPDEPLIQDMAEGMVKTLFKETIDVDLPATFPRMTYNDAMRDYGVDKPDLRFELKHIDITDVFKNSGFKVFASSELVKVMVVPGGAELSRKEIDEFTKFVEIYGSKGLAWIKVKEDGEWQSPIVKFFSEDEIAELRSRTGCEPGDILFFQAGQADIANAALGNLRCELAKRFGLINDKEFKPVWITDFPLLEYDAEEKRFVARHHPFTSARPEQMEVLKDNPGEAIARAYDLVINGYEVGGGSIRIHTQEQQTAMFSALGIDDDEAQEKFGFLMDALKFGAPPHGGIAFGLDRLIMILTGSKSIRDVIAFPKTQKATCLMTEAPSEVPNKQLRELGIRLREKKKED, from the coding sequence ATGTCTGAACATCAGGAAGAACGGGATTACAACGAATTTCGCGTCATCGAGGACCTCGGCGGCTGGCGGCGCACGCACCACAACAACGAGCTGACCGCGGCCAACATGGACGAGACCGTCTGCCTCATGGGCTGGGTCCAGTTCCGCCGCGACCACGGCGGCCTGATCTTTCTCGACCTGCGCGACCGCGAAGGGTTGACCCAGGTGGTGTTCAACCCCGAGTTGAACGCCGAGGTGCACGAGCGCGCCCACGCCATCCGCCCGGAATACGTCATCGCCATCAAGGGCATCGTCCGTCCCCGACCCGAGGGCATGGCCAACCCGAACATGGTCACCGGCGAAGTGGAGATCGAGGTCACCGAGTACAAGCTGCTCAACACCTCCGAGACCCCTCCCTTCCCCATCGAGGACCGCGTCGAGGTGGGCGAGAACCTGCGCCTCAAGTACCGCTTCCTGGACCTGCGCCGTCCCTCCCTGGCCAAGAATTTCATCATCCGCAACAAGGCCGCGCAATCCGTGCGCCGCTACCTGGACTCGCTGGGCTTCCTCGAAATCGAGACCCCGGTGCTGACCAAGTCCACCCCCGAGGGCGCGCGCGACTTCCTGGTGCCCAGCCGCGTGAACCAGGGCGAGTTCTACGCCCTGCCGCAGTCCCCGCAGCTGTTCAAGCAGATGCTCATGGTCTCCGGCATGGACCGCTACTTCCAGATCGTGAAGTGCTTCCGCGACGAGGACCTGCGCGCCGACCGCCAGCCCGAGTTCACCCAGATCGACATCGAGATGTCCTTCCCGGACGAGCCGCTCATCCAGGACATGGCCGAAGGCATGGTCAAGACCCTCTTCAAAGAGACCATCGACGTGGATCTGCCCGCCACCTTCCCCCGCATGACCTACAACGACGCCATGCGCGACTACGGCGTGGACAAGCCCGACCTGCGCTTCGAGCTCAAGCACATCGACATCACCGACGTGTTCAAGAACTCCGGCTTCAAAGTCTTCGCCTCCTCGGAGCTGGTCAAGGTCATGGTCGTGCCCGGCGGCGCCGAGCTGTCCCGCAAGGAGATCGACGAGTTCACCAAGTTCGTCGAGATTTACGGCTCCAAGGGCCTGGCCTGGATCAAGGTCAAGGAAGACGGCGAGTGGCAGTCGCCCATCGTCAAGTTCTTCTCCGAGGACGAGATCGCGGAGCTGCGCTCCCGCACCGGCTGCGAGCCCGGCGACATCCTGTTCTTCCAGGCCGGTCAGGCGGACATCGCCAACGCCGCGCTGGGCAACCTGCGCTGCGAGCTGGCCAAGCGGTTCGGCCTCATCAACGACAAGGAATTCAAGCCCGTCTGGATCACCGACTTCCCGCTGCTCGAGTACGACGCCGAGGAGAAACGGTTCGTTGCCCGCCACCATCCCTTCACCTCGGCCCGGCCCGAACAGATGGAGGTGCTCAAGGACAACCCCGGCGAGGCCATTGCCCGCGCCTACGACCTGGTCATCAACGGCTACGAGGTCGGCGGCGGCTCCATCCGCATCCACACCCAGGAACAGCAGACCGCCATGTTCTCCGCGCTGGGCATCGACGACGACGAAGCCCAGGAAAAGTTCGGCTTCCTCATGGACGCCCTCAAGTTCGGCGCACCGCCCCACGGCGGCATCGCCTTCGGCCTGGACCGGCTGATCATGATCCTGACCGGCTCCAAGTCCATCCGCGACGTCATCGCCTTCCCCAAGACCCAGAAGGCCACCTGCCTCATGACCGAGGCCCCGTCCGAAGTGCCCAACAAACAGCTCCGCGAACTCGGCATCCGCCTGCGCGAGAAGAAGAAAGAAGATTAG
- the def gene encoding peptide deformylase: protein MQMEICTWPDEVLAAKAKAIDEVTPELEKLIEDMIETMYESDGVGLAAPQVGESIRLICVDQTGPKIRGELRVLINPEIVECDGEVDSEEGCLSCPELTVKVTRRERVVVKALDEKGKEVCIDAKGLLAIILQHEIDHLDGVTLADKAGRLKQAMYRKKALKWKK from the coding sequence ATGCAAATGGAAATATGTACCTGGCCTGACGAGGTCCTGGCTGCCAAGGCCAAGGCCATCGACGAGGTCACACCCGAGTTGGAAAAGCTCATCGAAGACATGATCGAGACCATGTACGAGTCCGACGGCGTGGGCTTGGCCGCGCCCCAGGTGGGCGAGTCCATCCGGCTCATATGCGTGGACCAGACCGGACCCAAGATCCGGGGCGAGCTGCGCGTGCTGATCAACCCCGAGATAGTGGAATGCGACGGCGAGGTGGACTCCGAGGAAGGCTGCCTGAGCTGCCCGGAGCTGACCGTGAAGGTCACGCGCAGGGAGCGGGTGGTGGTCAAGGCCCTGGACGAGAAGGGCAAGGAAGTGTGCATCGACGCCAAGGGGCTGCTGGCCATCATCCTGCAGCACGAGATCGATCACCTGGACGGCGTGACCCTGGCCGACAAGGCCGGACGGCTCAAGCAGGCCATGTACAGGAAGAAGGCGCTGAAGTGGAAGAAATAA
- the fmt gene encoding methionyl-tRNA formyltransferase: MSTNKPGTAESWGAVDLKPLRVVFMGTPDFAAEALTILLKFDAADVVGVYTQPDRPCGRGRQCKPSAVKVVALENGIPVFQPENFKDQADIDQLAALAPDVLVVAAYGLILPQAVLDVPAVQPLNIHASLLPKYRGAAPIQRAIENGDVVTGISIMKMEAGLDTGPVLVQRALRIGHDDHAGTIHDELAKLGGICICEALARLQTGAYDFKPQDDSLATYAKKLEKQEGEIDWNRPAQAIHNRIRAMYPWPGAFFDWTNPDGKTLRLNVTPGRIGEQDSPGADPGTVLGEMDDRLAIATADKVYLTPEVKPQGKKAMDATAFVCGYMRECS; this comes from the coding sequence ATAAGCACCAACAAGCCCGGCACCGCCGAGTCCTGGGGGGCCGTGGACCTGAAGCCCCTGCGCGTGGTGTTCATGGGCACGCCGGACTTCGCCGCCGAGGCGCTGACCATCCTGCTCAAGTTCGACGCCGCCGACGTGGTGGGCGTGTACACCCAGCCCGACCGGCCCTGCGGACGCGGCAGGCAGTGCAAGCCGTCAGCCGTCAAGGTGGTGGCGCTGGAAAACGGCATCCCGGTCTTCCAGCCGGAGAATTTCAAGGACCAGGCGGACATCGACCAACTGGCCGCCCTCGCGCCGGACGTGCTGGTGGTGGCCGCCTACGGGCTGATCCTGCCCCAGGCCGTGCTCGACGTCCCGGCCGTCCAGCCGCTGAACATCCACGCCTCGCTGCTGCCCAAGTACCGGGGCGCCGCACCCATCCAGCGGGCCATCGAGAACGGCGACGTGGTCACCGGCATCTCCATCATGAAGATGGAGGCGGGACTGGACACCGGCCCGGTGCTGGTCCAGCGGGCGCTGCGCATCGGCCACGACGACCACGCAGGCACCATCCACGACGAGTTGGCCAAACTCGGCGGCATCTGCATCTGCGAGGCCCTGGCCCGGCTCCAGACCGGTGCATACGATTTCAAGCCCCAGGACGATTCCCTGGCCACCTACGCCAAAAAGCTGGAAAAACAGGAAGGCGAGATAGACTGGAACCGGCCCGCACAGGCCATCCACAACCGGATCCGGGCCATGTACCCCTGGCCCGGCGCGTTCTTCGACTGGACCAACCCGGACGGCAAGACCCTGCGCCTCAACGTCACCCCCGGCCGGATCGGCGAACAGGACTCGCCCGGAGCCGATCCCGGCACCGTGCTCGGCGAGATGGACGACAGGCTGGCCATCGCCACGGCGGACAAGGTATACCTGACCCCGGAAGTCAAACCCCAGGGCAAGAAGGCCATGGACGCCACGGCCTTTGTCTGCGGCTACATGAGGGAATGTTCATAA
- a CDS encoding DUF116 domain-containing protein — protein MNQTRSTHKARKRLFIGLISITCFVICVFLAGLWVIPYIGLENIHPAASWIVGVIVLGLIGIVSVAYWGLFLNILTKKPLPGAKRFRGLTIKLFLPLMVLIGRIFGLDKEHIRLSFISVNNDLVLAEAGRYAPKDILLLMPHCLQSSRCDKRLTYDINNCERCGKCPIAGLLELHDKYGVNLAVATGGTIARRIVVQLKPRLIIAVACYRDLSSGIQDTYPLPVYGVLNERPHGPCLDTTVSIDRVEEMLHRFIDTTKIETGRTLSTGQSADL, from the coding sequence TTGAATCAGACCCGCTCCACACACAAGGCGCGCAAACGCCTTTTCATCGGACTCATCAGCATCACCTGTTTCGTGATCTGCGTGTTCCTGGCCGGGCTGTGGGTCATCCCCTACATCGGGCTGGAGAACATCCATCCCGCCGCGTCCTGGATTGTCGGCGTCATCGTGCTCGGTCTCATCGGCATCGTCAGCGTGGCCTACTGGGGGCTCTTCCTCAACATCCTGACCAAGAAGCCCCTGCCCGGCGCCAAGCGGTTCCGGGGACTGACCATCAAGCTCTTCCTGCCCCTCATGGTGCTCATCGGGCGCATCTTCGGCCTGGACAAGGAGCACATCCGCCTGTCCTTCATCTCGGTCAACAACGACCTGGTCCTGGCCGAGGCGGGCCGGTACGCGCCCAAGGACATCCTGCTGCTCATGCCGCACTGCTTGCAGAGCTCCCGCTGCGACAAGCGGCTGACCTACGACATCAACAACTGCGAACGGTGCGGCAAATGCCCCATCGCCGGGCTGCTCGAGCTGCACGACAAGTACGGCGTCAACCTGGCCGTGGCCACGGGCGGCACCATCGCCCGCCGCATCGTGGTCCAGCTGAAGCCGCGCCTGATCATCGCCGTGGCCTGCTACCGCGACCTGTCCAGCGGCATCCAGGACACCTACCCCCTGCCCGTCTACGGCGTGCTCAACGAACGCCCCCACGGGCCGTGCCTGGACACCACCGTGTCCATCGACCGCGTGGAGGAAATGCTCCACCGCTTCATCGACACCACCAAGATCGAAACCGGCCGGACCCTCTCCACAGGACAGTCTGCAGATTTGTAG
- the mobB gene encoding molybdopterin-guanine dinucleotide biosynthesis protein B, whose amino-acid sequence MAAQIICIVGKKQAGKTTFLEKLIPELQALGVSVGAVKHDAHSFDIDRKGKDSWRLKQAGAETVVVSSPDRIAMIKSVDHDLTLDEMARSLFADKHLMITEGYFNSDHPKIEIHRSDAHNRPLCNRANQTEKKLVAMVTDRGVDADVPKFELDDAKGVAAHIARSYLGWVHNRMWDGQD is encoded by the coding sequence ATGGCAGCGCAAATCATCTGCATCGTCGGCAAGAAACAAGCGGGAAAAACCACTTTTCTGGAAAAACTGATTCCTGAACTGCAGGCCCTGGGCGTATCAGTGGGAGCGGTCAAGCATGACGCCCATTCATTCGACATCGACCGCAAGGGCAAGGACTCCTGGCGGCTGAAACAGGCCGGGGCCGAGACCGTGGTCGTGTCCTCCCCGGACCGCATCGCCATGATCAAGAGTGTGGACCATGATCTGACGCTCGACGAGATGGCCCGGTCCCTGTTTGCGGACAAGCATCTCATGATTACGGAAGGCTACTTCAACTCCGACCACCCCAAGATCGAAATCCATCGCAGCGACGCCCACAACCGCCCTCTCTGCAACCGGGCCAACCAGACCGAGAAGAAGCTGGTGGCCATGGTCACCGACCGGGGCGTGGACGCGGACGTGCCCAAGTTCGAACTGGATGACGCCAAAGGCGTGGCCGCCCACATAGCCCGGTCCTACCTCGGCTGGGTCCACAACCGCATGTGGGACGGGCAGGACTGA
- a CDS encoding molybdopterin molybdotransferase MoeA: MPAPVSRIQALQLLLEAAAPHDATGCPAADSIGLVAARDIAAGCDVPETACSVRDGYALRADDVKKAGSMRPVRLAVKQCIRAESMDPDPIGPGEAARVLTGGTVPPGADCVLAEEDVEAANGDILVTATVRPGWFVRPVGGEIADGTVITHGGREITPQAAAVMTRTRLAHVPVHPRPTARILALGSELAAPGEADFAHFPADNLVLTSGLFERAGATVTTTSVLPDEKARLVDTLSRTDLPDVVVTTGGTGNSERDFARSGALMSGFDILFDTVDMRPGRNVFAARRGRTLLFGLPGPPAAVFTCFHALILPVVRSLRGLPNPEEPVMARFTKGINVRPGSEWLVQCELVIDGSQLSASPLAGKEVPPMLGMGRATGLAVIQGGDTVRPGDEREILTTSYR, from the coding sequence ATGCCCGCACCCGTTTCCCGCATCCAGGCCCTGCAGCTCCTCCTGGAAGCGGCCGCCCCTCATGATGCAACAGGTTGCCCCGCAGCTGATTCCATCGGCCTGGTGGCGGCCCGCGACATTGCAGCGGGTTGCGACGTGCCGGAGACCGCCTGCTCCGTGCGCGACGGCTATGCCCTGCGTGCCGACGACGTGAAAAAAGCGGGCTCCATGCGGCCGGTCCGGCTGGCGGTCAAGCAGTGCATCCGGGCCGAATCCATGGACCCGGACCCCATCGGCCCGGGTGAAGCCGCCCGCGTGCTCACGGGCGGCACGGTGCCGCCGGGCGCGGACTGCGTGCTGGCCGAGGAAGACGTGGAAGCCGCCAACGGCGACATCCTCGTCACCGCCACGGTGCGTCCGGGGTGGTTTGTCCGGCCCGTGGGCGGGGAGATCGCCGACGGGACCGTCATCACCCACGGCGGACGCGAGATCACCCCCCAGGCGGCGGCGGTCATGACCCGCACCCGGCTGGCGCACGTGCCGGTCCACCCGAGGCCGACCGCACGGATTCTGGCCCTGGGCAGCGAATTGGCCGCGCCGGGCGAGGCGGACTTCGCGCATTTCCCGGCGGACAATCTCGTGCTCACGAGCGGCCTGTTCGAGCGGGCCGGGGCAACGGTGACGACGACCTCGGTGCTGCCGGACGAAAAGGCGCGGCTGGTGGATACATTGTCCCGGACAGACTTGCCGGACGTGGTGGTCACCACCGGCGGCACGGGCAACAGCGAGCGGGACTTCGCGCGCTCCGGGGCGTTGATGAGCGGGTTCGACATCCTTTTCGACACCGTGGACATGCGGCCCGGACGGAACGTGTTCGCGGCCCGGCGCGGCAGGACATTGCTCTTCGGGCTGCCCGGCCCGCCCGCTGCGGTGTTCACCTGCTTTCATGCCCTGATCCTGCCAGTGGTCCGCAGTCTGCGCGGCCTGCCGAACCCGGAAGAACCGGTCATGGCCCGTTTCACCAAGGGCATCAACGTCCGGCCCGGCTCCGAATGGCTGGTCCAGTGCGAACTGGTCATTGACGGCTCGCAGCTCTCGGCCTCCCCGCTGGCAGGCAAGGAAGTCCCGCCCATGCTTGGCATGGGCCGGGCCACCGGCCTGGCCGTGATCCAGGGCGGCGACACGGTGCGACCCGGCGACGAAAGGGAAATCCTGACCACTTCATATAGATAA
- a CDS encoding PstS family phosphate ABC transporter substrate-binding protein, with protein MKKLLIAFIALAVLSVSALANAAEIRVKGSTTVDPAMKKLVAAYQTKHPGVNFSISATGSGDGAKAIINKTADIGMMSRDMKPAEIEKCKANGIEPVQFVIALDCLVPIVHPSNPVSEITTAQLKDIYQDKIRDWKDVGGDKGMIALFSRETNSGTYEVWHGKVMKKEDEFDLVSRMPSNAAMAAKIAGNKKGIGYVGLGFLNPKIKPLNVNGVVPSVETGKSGEYPLSRGLNLYTGGQPTGETQKFIDFIMSAEGQKIIAEVGFVPMQ; from the coding sequence ATGAAAAAACTGTTGATCGCATTTATCGCACTGGCTGTTCTGAGCGTTTCCGCACTGGCCAACGCCGCCGAAATCCGCGTCAAGGGCTCCACCACCGTGGACCCGGCCATGAAGAAACTGGTCGCCGCCTACCAGACCAAGCACCCCGGCGTGAATTTCTCCATCTCCGCCACCGGCTCCGGTGACGGCGCCAAGGCCATCATCAACAAGACCGCCGACATCGGCATGATGTCCCGCGACATGAAGCCCGCCGAGATCGAAAAGTGCAAGGCAAACGGCATCGAGCCGGTCCAGTTCGTCATCGCCCTGGACTGCCTGGTCCCCATCGTTCATCCTTCCAACCCCGTTTCCGAGATCACCACCGCCCAGCTCAAGGACATCTACCAGGACAAGATCCGCGACTGGAAGGACGTCGGCGGCGACAAGGGCATGATCGCCCTGTTCTCCCGTGAGACCAACTCCGGCACCTACGAGGTCTGGCACGGCAAGGTCATGAAGAAGGAAGACGAGTTCGACCTGGTCTCCCGCATGCCCTCCAACGCCGCCATGGCCGCCAAGATCGCCGGCAACAAGAAGGGCATCGGCTACGTCGGCCTGGGCTTCCTGAACCCCAAAATCAAGCCCCTGAACGTGAACGGCGTGGTTCCCTCCGTCGAGACCGGCAAGTCCGGCGAGTACCCGCTGTCCCGCGGCCTGAACCTGTACACCGGCGGCCAGCCCACCGGCGAGACCCAGAAGTTCATCGACTTCATCATGTCCGCCGAAGGCCAGAAGATCATTGCCGAGGTCGGCTTCGTCCCCATGCAGTAG
- the pstC gene encoding phosphate ABC transporter permease subunit PstC, which produces MLARSFKEKAIKTGFLLCASASIIALGLIMYFLVNEALPTFTGFNAMGEKFSGIGITDFIFGSQWKPVSETPQWGILPLIMGSVWVTLISSIIAIPLGIMTAVYLAEIAPNKVREIVKPMVELLASLPSVVIGFFGLAVVAPLMLEVFDIRFGVNMLNASIMLAFMAVPTITSIAEDSIHSVPAELREGSLALGATRFETIWRVVLPASLSGLSTAVILGMSRSIGETMVVLMVAGGAARIPDSIFDPVRPMPASIAAEMGETSFGLEMHYFSLFAIAMVLFLITFLFNLLADHIAHKYKQVGSASL; this is translated from the coding sequence ATGCTTGCACGTTCCTTCAAGGAAAAAGCCATCAAGACGGGCTTCCTGTTGTGCGCCAGCGCGTCCATCATCGCCCTCGGCCTGATCATGTATTTTTTGGTGAACGAGGCCCTGCCCACCTTCACCGGCTTCAACGCCATGGGCGAAAAGTTCAGCGGCATCGGCATAACCGACTTCATCTTCGGCAGCCAATGGAAACCGGTCTCGGAAACGCCCCAATGGGGCATCCTGCCGCTGATCATGGGCTCGGTCTGGGTCACCCTGATCTCCTCGATCATCGCCATCCCGCTCGGCATCATGACCGCCGTGTACCTGGCCGAGATCGCCCCCAACAAGGTGCGCGAGATCGTCAAGCCCATGGTCGAGCTGCTGGCATCCCTGCCGTCCGTCGTCATCGGCTTCTTCGGCCTGGCCGTGGTCGCGCCCCTGATGCTGGAGGTCTTCGACATCCGCTTCGGCGTGAACATGCTCAACGCCTCCATCATGCTCGCCTTCATGGCCGTGCCGACCATCACCTCCATCGCCGAGGACTCCATCCACTCCGTACCCGCCGAATTGCGCGAGGGCTCCCTGGCCCTGGGCGCAACCCGGTTCGAGACCATCTGGCGCGTGGTGCTCCCGGCCTCCCTGTCTGGCCTGTCCACCGCCGTGATCCTGGGCATGTCCCGGTCCATCGGCGAGACCATGGTCGTGCTCATGGTGGCGGGCGGCGCGGCCCGCATCCCGGACTCCATATTCGACCCGGTCCGCCCCATGCCCGCCTCCATCGCGGCGGAGATGGGCGAGACCAGCTTCGGCCTGGAGATGCACTATTTTTCCCTTTTCGCCATCGCCATGGTCCTGTTCCTCATCACCTTTCTCTTCAACCTCCTGGCCGACCACATTGCCCACAAGTACAAGCAGGTCGGCTCGGCAAGCCTCTAG
- the pstA gene encoding phosphate ABC transporter permease PstA has product MASNEMTVNGSHIPDPAGSRLRRKLTQETWFTLFRAAVAINGMALFIIIGYMVYYGLPAISWEFLTSQPTEGGLAGGIFPCIVGTFYLSIGSMALALPLGVAAAIYLHEYAMPGLFMRIVRLCINNLAGVPSVVFGLFGMAFFVAARDLGGLGMGVSIAAGCMTLAVLILPVIIGTSEEALRSVPDTYREASLGLGATKWQTIFRVVLPSAMPGILTGSILSISRAAGETAAIMFTAAASYNPTLPGSIFDEVMALPYQIYSLSVSSTDPEATLPLQYGTSLVLVALVLGMNLIAILLRSRLRKKLT; this is encoded by the coding sequence ATGGCCAGCAACGAAATGACCGTAAACGGTTCCCATATCCCGGACCCGGCCGGTTCCCGGCTCCGGCGGAAGCTGACCCAGGAAACCTGGTTCACCCTGTTCCGCGCGGCCGTGGCCATCAACGGCATGGCCCTGTTCATCATCATCGGCTACATGGTCTACTACGGGCTCCCGGCCATCTCCTGGGAGTTCCTGACCTCCCAGCCCACCGAAGGCGGGCTGGCGGGCGGCATCTTCCCCTGCATCGTGGGCACCTTCTACCTGTCCATCGGTTCCATGGCCCTGGCCCTGCCCCTTGGCGTGGCCGCCGCCATATACCTGCACGAATACGCCATGCCCGGCCTGTTCATGCGCATCGTCCGGCTGTGCATCAACAACCTGGCCGGCGTGCCCTCGGTGGTCTTCGGGTTGTTCGGCATGGCCTTCTTCGTGGCCGCACGCGACCTCGGCGGCCTGGGAATGGGCGTGTCCATCGCCGCAGGCTGCATGACCCTGGCCGTGCTCATCCTGCCGGTCATCATCGGCACCTCCGAGGAAGCCCTCAGGAGCGTTCCCGACACCTACCGCGAGGCCTCACTGGGGCTGGGCGCCACCAAGTGGCAGACCATCTTCAGGGTCGTGCTTCCCTCGGCCATGCCCGGCATCCTGACCGGCTCCATCCTGTCCATTTCCCGCGCTGCGGGCGAGACTGCGGCCATCATGTTCACTGCCGCGGCCAGCTACAACCCCACCCTTCCGGGCTCGATCTTCGACGAGGTCATGGCCCTGCCCTACCAGATCTATTCGCTGTCGGTTTCCTCCACCGACCCCGAAGCCACACTCCCCCTCCAGTACGGCACCTCTCTCGTGCTGGTGGCCCTGGTCCTGGGCATGAACCTCATCGCCATCCTGCTCCGGTCGCGCCTGCGCAAGAAGCTGACCTAG
- a CDS encoding glycosyltransferase, with product MTDLLPVYHHTGLETSGGATRVARLIMDGLVEAGGEANLSFELAEKADGAAILPEDFGRYLPRQAIGHVHCSGNWPALLGNIRSRNKLVITLHDCELFTGGCPYPLGCANVDADCAEPCPRVFPESSVLRKAKAEQVRRLKPALVAPSRWLARLAKVHLFQPVTVIPNGIPWPERAPSKPEARQALGIHPAARVALFAAHGGMDAAYKSGDVWQDLWVALKAHVPELVCFAVGGDREERVGDLIVWPYVEREKLTLLMAASDVLLYPTRADNHSLVILEAMSCGLPVVAYSVGGVPEQVTDQMTGLLVQPGDKASFVEAGSRLLKDPGLIRQMSGEAFVSGRKRFPVERMVADYMKLYGRLG from the coding sequence ATGACCGACCTTCTTCCGGTTTATCACCACACCGGCCTGGAGACCTCGGGCGGGGCCACGCGCGTGGCCCGGCTGATCATGGACGGGCTCGTGGAAGCGGGGGGCGAGGCCAACCTGAGTTTCGAGCTGGCCGAGAAGGCGGATGGTGCGGCAATCCTGCCGGAGGACTTCGGGCGGTATCTGCCCAGGCAGGCAATCGGCCACGTGCACTGTTCCGGCAACTGGCCCGCCCTGCTGGGGAACATACGTTCCCGGAACAAGCTCGTCATCACCCTGCACGACTGCGAACTGTTCACCGGCGGCTGCCCGTATCCGCTGGGGTGCGCCAACGTGGACGCGGACTGCGCAGAGCCGTGTCCCAGGGTCTTCCCGGAATCGTCTGTTTTGCGCAAGGCCAAGGCCGAGCAGGTGAGACGGTTGAAACCGGCCTTGGTAGCGCCTTCGCGGTGGCTGGCCCGGCTTGCCAAGGTCCACCTGTTCCAGCCCGTGACCGTCATCCCCAACGGCATCCCCTGGCCGGAGCGCGCCCCGTCCAAGCCCGAGGCGCGGCAGGCGCTGGGCATTCACCCTGCGGCCCGCGTCGCCTTGTTCGCGGCCCACGGCGGCATGGACGCGGCCTACAAGTCCGGCGACGTCTGGCAGGACCTCTGGGTGGCGCTCAAGGCGCATGTCCCCGAGCTGGTCTGCTTTGCCGTGGGCGGGGACCGCGAGGAGCGCGTGGGCGACCTCATTGTCTGGCCCTACGTGGAGCGCGAAAAGCTTACCCTGCTCATGGCCGCCTCGGATGTGCTGCTCTACCCCACCAGGGCGGACAACCATTCCCTGGTCATCCTGGAGGCCATGTCCTGCGGCCTGCCCGTGGTGGCCTATTCCGTGGGCGGCGTGCCCGAGCAGGTGACCGATCAGATGACCGGCCTGCTCGTCCAGCCCGGAGACAAGGCGTCCTTTGTCGAGGCGGGCTCACGGCTTTTGAAAGACCCCGGGTTGATCCGGCAGATGTCCGGAGAGGCTTTTGTGTCGGGCCGGAAGCGGTTTCCCGTGGAGCGGATGGTGGCGGACTACATGAAGCTGTATGGTCGCCTTGGCTGA